A single genomic interval of Streptomyces sp. 1222.5 harbors:
- a CDS encoding glycosyltransferase, which yields MSRIPHTAGRVAMVSEHASPLAALGGPDAGGQNVYVAQVARQLARKGYRVTVYTRRDSAGLPDRMTLIDGVQVVHVPAGPPAPVPKDELLPYMAEFGDFLARQWSLGPPDVVHSHFWMSGLAALAGARGLGIPVVQTYHALGTVKKRYQGTADTSPPERLAIEEAVGHDCARIIATCSDEMAELKAMGLPEDRISIVPCGVDPDQFSRAADTRLPGARRRLLSVGRLVPRKGFDRAIRALAGVPDAELLIAGGPEADLLGTEPEAARLHAVAGEYGVADRVTLLGGVGRARMPRLMAGADLVLSLPLYEPFGIVPLEAMACATPVVATAVGGQLDTVVDGSTGVLVPADDDYDLGAVVRCLLADPDRLARYGAAGRERVLAHYTWDRVADGVAGVYGEVSPIRSLSGVVR from the coding sequence ATGAGCCGTATCCCGCACACGGCCGGGCGTGTCGCCATGGTCTCCGAGCACGCCAGCCCTTTGGCCGCGCTCGGCGGACCGGACGCGGGCGGCCAGAACGTGTACGTGGCACAGGTCGCCAGGCAACTCGCGAGAAAGGGCTACCGGGTCACGGTGTACACCCGGCGGGACTCGGCGGGCCTGCCGGACCGGATGACCCTCATCGACGGGGTGCAGGTGGTGCACGTGCCCGCCGGGCCGCCCGCACCCGTCCCCAAGGACGAACTCCTGCCGTACATGGCCGAGTTCGGCGACTTCCTGGCCCGGCAGTGGTCGCTGGGCCCGCCCGACGTCGTGCACTCCCACTTCTGGATGTCCGGCCTCGCCGCCCTGGCAGGCGCCCGGGGCCTCGGCATCCCCGTCGTGCAGACGTACCACGCGCTGGGCACCGTGAAGAAGCGCTACCAGGGCACCGCCGACACCAGCCCGCCCGAACGGCTCGCGATCGAGGAGGCCGTCGGCCACGACTGCGCCCGCATCATCGCCACGTGCAGCGACGAGATGGCCGAACTCAAGGCCATGGGGCTGCCCGAGGACCGGATCAGCATCGTGCCCTGCGGCGTCGACCCCGACCAGTTCAGCCGCGCCGCCGACACCCGGCTGCCCGGCGCGCGCCGGCGACTGCTGTCCGTCGGCCGACTCGTGCCCCGCAAGGGCTTCGACCGGGCCATCCGCGCCCTCGCGGGCGTCCCCGACGCCGAACTCCTCATCGCGGGCGGCCCCGAGGCCGACCTGCTCGGCACCGAGCCCGAGGCCGCGCGCCTCCACGCCGTCGCCGGCGAATACGGGGTCGCCGACCGGGTGACGCTGCTCGGCGGGGTGGGCCGGGCCCGCATGCCGCGGCTGATGGCCGGCGCCGACCTCGTCCTGTCCCTGCCCCTGTACGAGCCCTTCGGCATCGTCCCGCTGGAGGCCATGGCCTGCGCGACCCCGGTGGTGGCCACGGCGGTGGGCGGCCAGCTCGACACGGTCGTGGACGGCTCCACGGGCGTCCTCGTCCCCGCCGACGACGACTACGACCTCGGCGCGGTCGTCCGCTGTCTGCTCGCCGACCCCGACCGGCTCGCCCGCTACGGAGCCGCCGGCCGCGAACGGGTCCTCGCCCACTACACCTGGGACCGCGTGGCCGACGGGGTGGCAGGTGTCTACGGCGAGGTGTCCCCGATCCGCTCGCTGTCGGGAGTCGTCCGATGA
- a CDS encoding SIS domain-containing protein, with protein sequence MKTVTDTTHCDDLVKALETFRDSGPLIARWGTELARRLGGGSRLLVAGNGGSAAQAQHLTAELVGRYREDRPPFSAVALHADTSSTTAIANDYGVQEVFARQTAAHGRPGDVLLLLSTSGASANLLAAAERGRRLGMAVWALTGRAPNPLQLGADDSLCVDAPVAATVQELHLVAVHMLCEAFDEAVERGEADRAAADADDLPAPAGRPEAHDPTAVDGTPCPDGKPGVVGRLVGRARTVGRAAPHRPAAPGKGHA encoded by the coding sequence ATGAAGACCGTCACCGACACCACCCACTGCGACGACCTGGTCAAGGCGCTGGAGACGTTCCGCGACAGCGGTCCGCTCATCGCACGCTGGGGCACCGAACTCGCCCGGCGCCTCGGCGGCGGCTCCCGGCTGCTGGTGGCCGGCAACGGCGGCAGCGCGGCGCAGGCACAGCACCTGACGGCCGAACTCGTGGGCCGCTACCGGGAGGACCGGCCGCCGTTCTCCGCGGTCGCCCTGCACGCCGACACCTCCTCCACCACGGCGATCGCCAACGACTACGGCGTCCAGGAGGTGTTCGCCCGCCAGACCGCCGCCCACGGCCGCCCGGGAGACGTCCTCCTGCTGCTGTCCACCAGCGGGGCGAGCGCCAACCTGCTGGCCGCCGCCGAACGCGGCCGCCGGCTCGGCATGGCCGTGTGGGCACTGACCGGACGGGCGCCCAACCCCTTGCAGCTCGGCGCGGACGACTCGCTGTGCGTGGACGCACCCGTCGCGGCCACCGTGCAGGAACTGCACCTGGTGGCCGTGCACATGCTCTGCGAGGCCTTCGACGAGGCGGTCGAGCGGGGCGAGGCCGACCGGGCCGCCGCCGACGCGGACGACCTCCCCGCCCCCGCCGGCCGACCGGAAGCCCATGACCCGACAGCTGTCGACGGCACGCCCTGCCCCGACGGCAAACCGGGTGTCGTCGGCCGGCTCGTGGGCCGGGCCCGCACCGTCGGCCGGGCCGCGCCCCACCGGCCCGCGGCCCCCGGGAAGGGACACGCATGA
- a CDS encoding PfkB family carbohydrate kinase yields MSTPRTPLVVVGDALLDHDLCGRAERLAPDAPVPVVHGTRRSSRPGGAALAACLAASDGRPVTLVTALGTDPASDTLRELLSGRVTLVEVPLEGALSSKTRVLAGDRPLLRLDDGDGRARETTGPAVAAVTGAGGVLVADYGRGTADVLRAALTTAAAEAPVVWDPHVRGRAPVPGVRLATPSAQEARAFARRLEDGWDSDEQAGLRTAARDARTLVRAWRARAVAVTLGERGTLLSHGETPLLVPTPAAAVGDPCGAGDRFAATAAALLADGALTEAAVQEAVHAATRYVAEGGARALAVREQPDAPEHVPADGDTTADAVRTATRVRAAGGTLVAAGGCFDLLHAGHVALLQAARRAGDCLIVCVNSDDSVRRRKGGGRPLVPVADRVRVLRALECVDAVAVFDDDTPERILGELRPHIWAKGGDYARTPLPEQPLVESWGGQVLLLPYLDGRSTTGLARRAALSPAPATGPAR; encoded by the coding sequence ATGAGCACCCCGCGCACGCCCCTGGTCGTCGTGGGCGACGCCCTGCTCGACCACGACCTGTGCGGCCGGGCCGAGCGGCTGGCCCCGGACGCGCCCGTGCCGGTGGTGCACGGCACCCGGCGCAGCTCGCGCCCGGGCGGCGCGGCCCTCGCCGCCTGCCTCGCCGCCTCGGACGGCCGCCCCGTCACCCTCGTCACCGCGCTCGGGACCGACCCGGCCAGCGACACCCTGCGCGAACTGCTGTCCGGCCGGGTCACGTTGGTGGAAGTACCGCTGGAAGGCGCGCTGAGCAGCAAGACGCGCGTCCTCGCCGGGGACCGGCCGCTGCTGCGCCTGGACGACGGCGACGGACGCGCCCGCGAGACGACCGGTCCCGCCGTGGCCGCCGTGACCGGGGCCGGCGGCGTCCTGGTCGCCGACTACGGCCGTGGCACCGCCGACGTCCTCCGGGCGGCCCTGACCACCGCCGCCGCCGAGGCGCCCGTCGTCTGGGACCCCCATGTGCGGGGCCGGGCGCCCGTCCCCGGCGTCCGCCTGGCCACCCCCTCGGCCCAGGAGGCCCGCGCCTTCGCCCGCCGACTGGAGGACGGCTGGGACTCCGACGAGCAGGCCGGGCTGCGCACCGCGGCGCGGGACGCCCGCACCCTCGTCCGGGCCTGGCGGGCCCGGGCCGTCGCCGTGACCCTCGGCGAGCGCGGCACCCTGCTGTCCCACGGCGAGACCCCCCTGCTCGTGCCGACCCCGGCGGCCGCCGTCGGCGACCCGTGCGGAGCGGGCGACCGGTTCGCGGCGACCGCCGCCGCACTGCTCGCGGACGGCGCCCTGACCGAGGCCGCCGTGCAGGAGGCCGTGCACGCGGCGACCCGCTACGTCGCGGAGGGCGGCGCCCGGGCGCTGGCCGTGCGGGAACAGCCCGACGCGCCCGAACACGTCCCGGCCGACGGCGACACCACGGCGGACGCCGTACGCACGGCCACCCGGGTCCGGGCGGCGGGCGGCACGCTCGTCGCCGCGGGCGGCTGCTTCGACCTGCTGCACGCCGGTCACGTGGCCCTGCTGCAGGCAGCCCGCCGGGCCGGCGACTGCCTGATCGTCTGCGTCAACTCCGACGACTCGGTGCGCCGCCGCAAGGGCGGCGGCCGGCCGCTCGTCCCGGTCGCCGACCGGGTCCGGGTGCTGCGCGCCCTGGAGTGCGTCGACGCCGTGGCCGTCTTCGACGACGACACACCGGAACGCATCCTCGGCGAACTGCGCCCGCACATCTGGGCCAAGGGCGGCGACTACGCCCGCACCCCGCTGCCCGAGCAGCCCCTCGTGGAGAGCTGGGGCGGACAGGTCCTCCTGCTGCCCTACCTCGACGGCCGCTCCACCACCGGCCTCGCCCGCCGTGCGGCCCTGTCCCCGGCACCCGCCACGGGACCGGCGCGATGA
- a CDS encoding glycosyltransferase family 9 protein produces MTRTPHPPTVLVLRALGLGDLLAGVPALRGVRRAFPGHRIVLAQPAGLTELALATGAVDAVFPAEAPGRAVPSLAHWAAPAPDVAIDLHGNGPESRDALAALRPRRLLAHACPDGPPWRGHANERDRWCAFLHGYGIPADPLDLRLPPPTAPSPAPGAVLVHPGAASGARRWPGGRYAAVVRCLRAAGHHVVLTGGPGEEALVHSVAERSGQHARDVLTGGLPFAELSALVAGASLVLSGDTGLAHLAVAHGTRSVTLFGPVSPRLWGPPPGPHHLALWKPGPPGDPHGRTPDARLLRLRTGEVAAACLMLLRPVRAEARRPGPDIAHAR; encoded by the coding sequence GTGACCCGAACCCCGCACCCCCCGACCGTCCTGGTGCTGCGTGCGCTGGGGCTCGGTGACCTGCTGGCCGGAGTGCCCGCGCTGCGCGGTGTCCGCCGCGCCTTCCCCGGCCACCGCATCGTCCTCGCCCAGCCGGCGGGCCTCACCGAACTCGCCCTGGCCACCGGTGCGGTCGACGCCGTTTTCCCGGCCGAGGCGCCCGGCCGTGCGGTGCCCTCACTCGCCCACTGGGCCGCACCCGCACCGGACGTGGCGATCGACCTGCACGGCAACGGTCCCGAGAGCCGCGACGCGCTCGCCGCCCTGCGCCCGCGCCGGCTGCTCGCCCACGCCTGCCCGGACGGGCCGCCGTGGCGCGGGCACGCCAACGAGCGGGACCGCTGGTGCGCCTTCCTGCACGGCTACGGCATCCCGGCCGACCCCCTGGACCTGAGGCTGCCGCCGCCCACCGCGCCGTCCCCGGCGCCGGGCGCGGTGCTCGTGCACCCCGGGGCCGCCTCGGGCGCCCGCCGCTGGCCGGGGGGGCGGTACGCCGCCGTCGTACGGTGCCTGCGCGCCGCCGGACACCATGTGGTGCTCACCGGCGGCCCCGGCGAGGAGGCACTCGTGCACTCGGTCGCCGAGCGCAGCGGTCAGCACGCCCGCGACGTGCTGACCGGCGGCCTGCCCTTCGCGGAACTGTCCGCCCTGGTCGCGGGCGCGTCCCTGGTGCTCAGCGGCGACACCGGCCTCGCCCATCTCGCGGTGGCCCACGGCACCCGCTCGGTCACCCTGTTCGGACCGGTCTCCCCGCGGCTGTGGGGCCCGCCCCCGGGCCCGCACCACCTGGCCCTGTGGAAGCCCGGCCCCCCCGGCGACCCGCACGGCCGCACCCCCGACGCCCGCCTGCTGCGCCTGCGCACCGGCGAGGTCGCCGCGGCCTGCCTCATGCTGCTCCGGCCGGTCCGTGCCGAAGCCCGGCGGCCCGGACCGGACATCGCGCACGCCCGCTGA
- a CDS encoding STAS domain-containing protein, producing the protein MENGQLSHARVRPGGPSPLLLRTVREHRPEAGDVSVLKARGTVDTSNAADFSAALAGHIGHADDTGEHPVLDLTEVYLACSDAMRALERATAFLAVSGRVLPVVEPRPHVRDALRTAGLPGVRVHATMASALNTLEPRPAPEPPGDTH; encoded by the coding sequence ATGGAAAACGGTCAGCTCTCCCATGCCCGCGTCCGCCCCGGCGGGCCCTCCCCGCTCCTGCTGCGGACCGTGCGCGAGCACCGCCCCGAGGCCGGGGACGTCAGCGTCCTCAAGGCCCGCGGCACGGTCGACACCTCCAACGCCGCGGACTTCTCCGCGGCCCTCGCCGGGCACATCGGCCACGCCGACGACACCGGGGAACACCCCGTGCTGGACCTGACGGAGGTGTACCTGGCCTGCTCGGACGCCATGCGCGCCCTGGAGCGGGCGACCGCGTTCCTCGCCGTGTCCGGCCGTGTCCTGCCCGTCGTGGAACCGCGACCCCACGTGCGGGATGCGCTGCGCACCGCCGGACTGCCGGGTGTCCGGGTGCATGCCACGATGGCGTCGGCCCTGAACACGCTGGAACCCCGACCGGCACCGGAGCCACCCGGCGACACCCACTGA
- a CDS encoding ANTAR domain-containing protein, whose protein sequence is MKASSDRPGAPAPLVIESSVVEGLPAEGALLLRMSGSLDAQGAEAWAEELRGHLDQADRAGLRPVLDMAHVQLGGAAVLRTLSETTRVRTGRPDLIIVRARPGVREAVHLARLDGVRLFATLDEALRELARTATRVEELPAWRSQMSDPLRPSYEELHKEVRALRARVRTAPVIGMAQGTLMVRYGLPDSGSAFRVLRETSQRFNVPLRVLVSAVVAARPPDGEEWFPGRLPLPVPQLRLLGRGGRDPRCRRQMIDAVLHESLAVGRAPAGYVQFVDPAVGTLAPETHYGCAETFLDHLVRGRDEGTPDALARTRRRRVSVPDVAADTLLSEDWRRVLLTTGTRALHSVPVLSSAGSCTGVITLHWAEAGHRPTAAQAETVALLAAETAAWLSWYHRSVLLDALEHLHRVLSDSG, encoded by the coding sequence ATGAAAGCCTCTTCCGACCGTCCCGGCGCACCGGCCCCGCTCGTCATCGAGTCCTCGGTGGTCGAGGGACTGCCCGCCGAGGGCGCTCTGCTCCTGCGCATGTCCGGCAGCCTGGACGCCCAGGGGGCCGAAGCCTGGGCGGAGGAGCTGCGCGGCCACCTGGACCAGGCGGACCGCGCCGGGCTGCGGCCCGTCCTCGACATGGCCCATGTGCAGCTCGGCGGTGCCGCGGTGCTGCGCACCCTCAGCGAGACCACCCGCGTCCGCACCGGACGCCCGGACCTGATCATCGTCCGCGCCCGGCCGGGGGTGCGCGAGGCGGTGCACCTCGCCCGCCTGGACGGCGTCCGGCTCTTCGCCACCCTCGACGAGGCGCTGCGGGAACTGGCCCGCACCGCCACCCGGGTCGAGGAGCTGCCCGCGTGGCGGTCGCAGATGTCGGACCCGCTGCGGCCCTCGTACGAGGAGCTGCACAAGGAGGTCCGGGCCCTGCGCGCCCGGGTGCGCACCGCCCCGGTGATCGGCATGGCCCAGGGCACGCTGATGGTGCGCTACGGCCTCCCGGACTCGGGAAGCGCCTTCCGGGTGCTGCGGGAGACCTCGCAGCGGTTCAACGTGCCCCTGCGGGTGCTCGTCTCCGCCGTGGTCGCGGCCCGGCCCCCGGACGGCGAGGAGTGGTTCCCGGGCCGCCTCCCGCTTCCGGTGCCCCAGCTGCGGCTCCTGGGACGCGGCGGCCGTGATCCGCGCTGCCGGCGGCAGATGATCGACGCCGTGCTGCACGAGTCGCTGGCCGTCGGACGAGCCCCCGCCGGGTACGTGCAGTTCGTGGACCCCGCCGTCGGCACGCTGGCGCCGGAGACCCACTACGGCTGTGCCGAGACGTTTCTCGACCATCTGGTGCGGGGCCGGGACGAGGGCACACCGGACGCGCTGGCCCGGACGCGGCGGCGCCGGGTGAGCGTCCCCGACGTGGCCGCCGACACGCTGCTCTCCGAGGACTGGCGGCGCGTCCTGCTGACCACGGGCACCCGCGCCCTGCACAGCGTCCCCGTCCTGTCCTCGGCCGGTTCCTGCACCGGCGTGATCACCCTGCACTGGGCCGAGGCCGGGCACCGGCCGACCGCCGCCCAGGCCGAGACCGTCGCCCTGCTGGCCGCCGAAACGGCCGCCTGGCTGAGCTGGTACCACCGCTCCGTCCTCCTCGATGCCCTGGAACACCTCCACCGGGTGCTGAGCGACTCCGGGTGA
- a CDS encoding RpiB/LacA/LacB family sugar-phosphate isomerase produces the protein MRISVSSDMDEPVARLLVEELRERGHEVRVHGALRPGADAQWAVCSAAAARDVAEGAADQAVVCCWTGTGASIAANKVPGVRAALCTDAATADGARRWNDANALALSLRLTSQPLLTEILDAWFAAEPSRDAEDVQNVARVGRLDAARKNS, from the coding sequence ATGCGGATCTCCGTCTCCTCCGACATGGACGAACCCGTGGCCCGCCTCCTCGTCGAGGAGCTGCGCGAACGCGGCCACGAAGTGCGCGTCCACGGGGCGCTGCGGCCCGGCGCCGACGCTCAGTGGGCGGTCTGCTCAGCGGCGGCCGCCCGGGACGTCGCCGAGGGCGCGGCCGACCAGGCGGTGGTGTGCTGCTGGACCGGCACCGGCGCGTCCATCGCGGCCAACAAGGTGCCGGGCGTGCGCGCGGCCCTGTGCACGGACGCCGCGACGGCGGACGGCGCCCGCCGCTGGAACGACGCCAACGCTCTGGCGCTGAGCCTGCGACTGACCTCACAGCCGCTGCTGACGGAGATCCTCGACGCCTGGTTCGCGGCCGAACCGAGCCGGGACGCCGAAGACGTGCAGAACGTGGCCCGCGTCGGCCGCCTGGACGCCGCCCGGAAGAATTCCTAG
- a CDS encoding DUF6479 family protein encodes MSTASMQLAAASGLMSLVLFLVAVALLALLAGGFWMNSRVKYRESPRPRPEEQPQLPPEGPVHEVRENRESQEVPQMPKGGRPLTPYELSNMDSKPSASKERRRWSSGSSGSFGGGGLGAH; translated from the coding sequence ATGAGTACCGCATCGATGCAGCTGGCCGCGGCGAGCGGCCTCATGAGCCTGGTGCTGTTCCTCGTGGCCGTGGCCTTGCTCGCGTTGCTCGCCGGCGGATTCTGGATGAACTCCCGCGTCAAGTACCGCGAGTCCCCCCGCCCGAGGCCCGAGGAGCAGCCCCAGCTGCCACCGGAAGGACCGGTGCACGAGGTCCGGGAGAACAGGGAATCCCAGGAGGTTCCGCAGATGCCCAAGGGTGGTCGCCCACTCACCCCGTACGAGCTGAGCAACATGGACAGCAAACCCAGCGCCTCCAAGGAACGCCGGCGCTGGAGCAGCGGATCCAGCGGCTCGTTCGGCGGCGGCGGACTCGGCGCCCACTGA
- a CDS encoding ferredoxin: MTTPTSQAQLYRFLEDRFTCAQACTECARACAVRASLVYPDGTERQERVRRLGIMCAEVCDATCRVLCEENHQDEEGIRVRLEWCRSVCLESAKAFDEYPGAESAAATCRACVDACSDFLDILR; encoded by the coding sequence GTGACGACGCCGACTTCGCAAGCCCAGCTCTACCGGTTCCTGGAGGACCGCTTCACCTGTGCGCAGGCCTGCACGGAGTGCGCCCGGGCCTGCGCGGTGCGGGCGAGCCTGGTGTACCCGGACGGCACCGAGCGCCAGGAACGGGTGCGCCGGCTGGGCATCATGTGCGCGGAGGTGTGCGACGCCACCTGCCGTGTGCTCTGCGAGGAGAACCACCAGGACGAGGAAGGCATCCGGGTGCGGCTGGAGTGGTGCCGTTCGGTGTGCCTCGAAAGCGCCAAGGCCTTCGACGAGTACCCCGGCGCCGAGTCCGCGGCCGCGACCTGCCGGGCCTGCGTCGACGCCTGCTCGGACTTCCTGGACATCCTGCGCTGA